In Parasphingorhabdus halotolerans, a single window of DNA contains:
- the gcvPA gene encoding aminomethyl-transferring glycine dehydrogenase subunit GcvPA, whose protein sequence is MRYLPLTADDREAMLAKVGASSIDDLFVDVPQEARLTGPIHDLPMHAGEMAVEAHMKALAKKNHAAGDMPFFLGAGAYRHHVPASVDHIIQRGEFLTAYTPYQPEIAQGTLQTLFEFQTQVARLFGVDVANASMYDGSTACWEAITMARRITKRGKALLSSGLHPHYVSVAKTMARFTKDQLVYAAPTLETATDGTHLLDQIDDDTSCVIVQYPDILGRIDDLSAIAEKAHAHKALLIAVVTEPVALGAIKSPGEMGADIVVGEGQSLGVGLQFGGPYVGLFGCKQKYVRQMPGRLCGETVDSEGKRGFVLTLSTREQHIRREKATSNICTNSGLCALAFTAHMTLLGEKGLRELAMLNHKKAVQAAERLTKIKGVKLLNDSFFNEFTLVLDSDSRPIVRTLADQKILAGVSLGRLYPEHEKLAHGLLVAVTETVSDVDVEALAKALEGELA, encoded by the coding sequence ATGCGTTATCTACCTCTCACCGCTGATGATCGCGAAGCCATGCTGGCCAAAGTGGGTGCGTCATCGATTGACGATTTATTCGTCGATGTACCTCAGGAAGCGCGGCTTACCGGGCCGATCCATGACCTGCCGATGCACGCTGGCGAGATGGCGGTCGAGGCGCATATGAAAGCGCTGGCCAAGAAAAATCATGCAGCGGGCGATATGCCGTTTTTCCTTGGGGCGGGGGCTTATCGCCATCATGTACCGGCCAGTGTCGACCATATCATCCAGCGCGGTGAATTTTTGACCGCCTATACGCCATACCAACCGGAAATTGCTCAGGGAACGCTGCAGACTCTGTTCGAATTCCAGACACAGGTCGCGCGGTTATTCGGCGTCGATGTTGCCAATGCGTCCATGTATGACGGCTCCACCGCATGCTGGGAAGCCATCACCATGGCGCGGCGCATAACCAAGCGGGGTAAGGCGCTATTATCCTCCGGCCTGCACCCGCATTATGTTTCAGTCGCGAAAACCATGGCGCGGTTTACCAAGGATCAGTTGGTTTATGCCGCGCCGACATTGGAAACGGCTACGGATGGAACGCATCTGCTCGATCAGATCGATGATGATACGAGCTGTGTTATCGTGCAATATCCCGACATATTGGGACGGATTGACGATCTGTCGGCGATAGCCGAAAAAGCCCATGCCCATAAAGCTCTGCTGATCGCGGTTGTGACAGAACCGGTGGCGCTCGGAGCGATCAAATCTCCCGGTGAAATGGGCGCAGATATTGTTGTCGGCGAGGGTCAGTCGCTCGGTGTCGGATTGCAATTTGGCGGGCCTTATGTTGGCCTATTTGGTTGCAAGCAAAAATATGTCCGCCAGATGCCCGGGCGGCTCTGCGGCGAGACGGTTGACTCCGAAGGCAAGCGTGGTTTCGTCCTGACGCTCTCCACCCGCGAACAGCATATCCGCCGCGAAAAGGCGACTTCTAACATCTGCACCAATAGCGGGCTTTGCGCTCTGGCGTTTACTGCGCACATGACTTTGCTGGGTGAAAAAGGCCTGCGCGAACTGGCGATGCTTAATCACAAAAAAGCGGTGCAGGCTGCTGAGAGGTTGACCAAGATCAAAGGCGTAAAGCTATTGAATGATAGTTTCTTCAATGAATTCACGCTTGTTCTGGATAGCGATTCCAGACCGATTGTACGCACACTCGCAGATCAGAAAATACTCGCCGGTGTTTCATTGGGACGGCTTTATCCCGAGCATGAAAAACTGGCCCACGGTCTCCTTGTCGCAGTGACAGAAACGGTAAGTGACGTTGATGTTGAAGCGCTGGCCAAGGCGCTTGAGGGAGAACTGGCATGA
- the gcvH gene encoding glycine cleavage system protein GcvH — protein MSRYFTEEHEWVDVEGDTATVGITDYAQEQLGDIVFVETPEVGTELEQGDDAAVVESVKAASDVYAAVSGEVIEVNEALEDEPGLVNSSAEEDGWFFRLTLSDKDELDDLMDAKAYKAFVDNL, from the coding sequence ATGAGCCGATATTTTACCGAGGAACATGAATGGGTCGATGTCGAAGGGGACACTGCGACCGTTGGAATTACCGACTATGCGCAGGAGCAGCTGGGCGACATTGTGTTCGTTGAAACGCCGGAAGTCGGCACAGAGCTGGAGCAGGGCGATGATGCGGCCGTCGTGGAATCGGTCAAGGCTGCGTCGGATGTGTACGCCGCCGTATCCGGTGAAGTGATCGAAGTGAATGAGGCGCTCGAAGACGAGCCGGGCCTGGTTAATTCATCGGCTGAAGAAGATGGCTGGTTTTTCCGGCTTACCCTCTCGGACAAGGATGAACTCGACGATCTGATGGACGCAAAAGCCTATAAGGCGTTTGTCGATAATTTGTAA
- the gcvT gene encoding glycine cleavage system aminomethyltransferase GcvT — translation MSENSENLKQLPLGDWHRSLGARMVPFAGYEMPVQYEGVMAEHIWTRTEAGLFDVSHMGQLQLIGKGAGDALEAITPGNLSALGAGKIRYTLLLAQDGGILDDLMVTNTGHNLYLVVNGATKHDDIAYLREQLPEYITLNHMEDAALLALQGPKAGNALAKLNIQPLQDGWPVPTDLYFMEAGPFLWNDIPLGISRSGYTGEDGFEISVPSEHAVALAVALTDLEEVRPIGLGARDSLRLEAGLPLYGHDMSPEVLPVEANLNFALSKARREEGNFAGAERVLAQYPDKAETKRVGLFVDGRQPVREGASVVDDTGATIGHVTSGGFAPSLQRPIAMAYVPAALSQPSTPITVEQRGKQIACTVADMPFVPHNYHRKPKL, via the coding sequence ATGAGTGAAAATAGCGAAAATCTGAAACAACTGCCACTCGGTGACTGGCACCGCAGTTTGGGCGCGAGGATGGTGCCTTTTGCTGGCTATGAAATGCCTGTGCAATATGAAGGCGTGATGGCCGAGCATATCTGGACGCGCACCGAGGCGGGATTGTTCGATGTGTCGCATATGGGCCAGTTGCAGCTGATTGGCAAAGGCGCTGGCGATGCGTTGGAGGCGATCACGCCGGGCAACCTGTCGGCTTTGGGTGCCGGGAAAATCCGATATACGTTGCTGCTGGCTCAGGATGGCGGGATATTGGATGATCTGATGGTTACCAATACGGGGCATAATCTCTATCTGGTGGTCAATGGTGCGACCAAGCATGACGATATCGCCTATTTGCGCGAACAATTGCCCGAATATATCACGCTGAACCATATGGAAGACGCAGCCTTGCTGGCACTTCAGGGCCCGAAAGCTGGCAATGCCTTGGCGAAACTGAACATTCAGCCGTTGCAGGACGGGTGGCCAGTCCCAACCGATCTTTACTTCATGGAAGCAGGCCCATTTCTCTGGAATGATATCCCGCTCGGGATCAGCCGATCAGGCTATACCGGCGAAGACGGGTTTGAAATCAGTGTTCCGTCCGAACACGCCGTGGCGCTGGCGGTGGCTCTGACGGATTTGGAAGAAGTAAGGCCGATCGGGCTAGGTGCACGCGACAGCTTGCGGCTAGAAGCGGGATTGCCACTCTATGGCCATGATATGTCGCCTGAGGTTTTGCCAGTTGAAGCAAACCTCAATTTTGCGCTTTCCAAGGCCCGCCGGGAAGAAGGCAATTTTGCCGGAGCCGAGCGGGTGCTGGCGCAATATCCCGACAAGGCCGAAACCAAACGCGTTGGGCTATTTGTCGATGGCCGTCAGCCGGTAAGGGAGGGTGCGTCAGTTGTGGACGACACGGGCGCAACCATTGGCCACGTCACGAGCGGTGGTTTTGCGCCGAGTCTGCAGCGTCCGATAGCCATGGCGTACGTCCCCGCGGCACTTTCGCAACCTTCGACCCCGATCACCGTCGAACAGCGCGGCAAGCAAATCGCTTGCACCGTCGCCGATATGCCCTTTGTGCCGCATAACTATCACCGCAAACCAAAACTATGA
- a CDS encoding NAD-dependent epimerase/dehydratase family protein — MDDKILIVGATGLIGGHVVRQLITGGRDKNLHLLMRRDFSGETGEAKQHVADNANWPEIITSVKPDVTISCLGSTMKKAGSKEAFAAIDRDLVTAVAEAAKAAGTRHFLSVSSTMANSSASSFYLKVKGQAEDALRAQNFDRLDITRPGLLRGERTNDPRLGESLAIIASPLMDMLLQGSLRRYRSIDAKDVARAMVALLGHGDPGQYIHENDGLWELANETREKIDPPHRIIDLTAALSHF, encoded by the coding sequence ATGGATGACAAAATATTGATAGTCGGCGCGACCGGATTGATTGGCGGGCATGTCGTGCGCCAGTTGATTACGGGTGGCCGAGACAAGAACCTGCATCTCCTGATGCGGCGGGATTTTTCAGGAGAGACTGGAGAGGCGAAACAGCATGTTGCCGATAATGCGAATTGGCCAGAAATCATCACGTCTGTAAAACCGGATGTAACAATCTCATGCCTTGGTTCTACAATGAAAAAAGCCGGTTCAAAGGAAGCCTTTGCGGCGATTGACCGCGATCTGGTGACGGCAGTTGCAGAAGCTGCAAAAGCGGCTGGTACAAGACATTTTCTGTCAGTATCGTCAACCATGGCCAATTCTAGCGCCTCAAGCTTTTACCTGAAAGTCAAAGGTCAGGCCGAGGATGCACTGCGCGCGCAGAATTTTGACCGGTTGGACATAACCCGTCCCGGCCTGCTGCGCGGGGAACGAACCAATGATCCGCGTCTTGGCGAGAGCTTGGCAATTATTGCAAGCCCGCTGATGGATATGCTGCTGCAAGGGTCGTTGCGGCGCTATCGCTCGATTGACGCAAAGGATGTGGCCAGAGCCATGGTGGCATTGCTGGGACATGGCGATCCCGGCCAATATATCCACGAGAATGATGGACTATGGGAGCTTGCAAATGAGACCAGAGAAAAAATAGACCCACCGCATAGAATCATTGACTTAACCGCGGCCCTAAGCCACTTCTAA
- a CDS encoding deoxyguanosinetriphosphate triphosphohydrolase, producing MRGPRDDFQRDRDRIIHSISFRRLRHKTQVFVAPDGDHYRVRLTHSLEVAQIGRTIARALGLNEDLTEALCLAHDIGHPPFGHAGEDALQEALAGFGGFDHNAHTIRTLTALEKPYPRWDGLNLTWEMLEGLAKHNGPVHKATWALEEANAAMDMELTSWPSLEAQVAAVSDDIAYDNHDIDDGLRAGLLTLDQLLELPFIAERWQIVCDRFPEIDPDKLVPELIRDQIGLMVNDVLETTKQNMDRLKIRTAQDVRDARQALCGFSKEMTANERSLKTLMYTKLYHHPQQLTVARGARIKVTELVAAYRDKPELMPESWFQSLPDAEPDRIRHIADFLAGMTDRYAADRHAEIFGKTDG from the coding sequence GTGCGCGGTCCGCGCGATGATTTCCAGCGGGATCGCGACCGTATCATCCACAGCATATCATTCCGTCGCCTGCGTCATAAAACCCAGGTATTTGTTGCACCCGACGGCGATCATTATCGTGTCCGCCTGACCCACAGTCTGGAAGTTGCACAGATCGGACGGACGATTGCCCGCGCCTTGGGGTTGAATGAAGACCTGACCGAAGCGCTGTGCCTCGCCCATGATATCGGCCATCCGCCTTTCGGGCATGCCGGGGAAGACGCGCTGCAGGAGGCGCTGGCCGGCTTTGGCGGATTTGATCATAATGCGCACACCATCCGGACGCTCACGGCGTTGGAAAAGCCATATCCACGCTGGGATGGACTTAATCTGACATGGGAAATGCTGGAAGGACTGGCCAAGCATAATGGCCCGGTTCACAAAGCCACCTGGGCACTGGAAGAAGCGAATGCGGCGATGGATATGGAGCTTACAAGCTGGCCATCTCTGGAAGCGCAGGTCGCTGCGGTGTCAGATGATATTGCTTATGATAATCACGATATAGATGATGGCCTGAGAGCCGGTCTGCTGACGCTGGATCAGCTGCTCGAATTGCCGTTTATAGCTGAGCGCTGGCAGATTGTTTGTGATCGTTTTCCGGAAATAGACCCCGATAAACTGGTCCCCGAATTGATCCGCGATCAAATCGGATTGATGGTCAATGATGTGCTGGAAACCACCAAGCAAAATATGGACCGTCTGAAGATCAGGACGGCACAGGATGTTCGCGATGCGAGGCAGGCACTTTGCGGTTTTTCAAAGGAAATGACGGCCAACGAACGCAGTTTGAAAACCTTGATGTATACCAAGCTCTATCATCATCCGCAGCAGCTGACAGTGGCACGGGGAGCGCGTATCAAGGTTACCGAGCTGGTTGCAGCCTATCGCGATAAACCGGAATTAATGCCGGAGAGCTGGTTTCAGTCTTTGCCTGACGCAGAACCTGATCGTATCAGACATATAGCCGATTTTCTTGCCGGGATGACTGACCGCTATGCGGCCGATCGCCACGCTGAAATCTTTGGAAAAACAGATGGATGA
- a CDS encoding SPOR domain-containing protein, with protein sequence MIHRSKNIFLASLAFAMVVSTPTIAVAQSSSQSSTEDLQNALRKIAQNSDDSSALADAGLAALDLGDTRAAIGFLAKADQIYPRSGRVKAGLGRALLEEQNPFAALRYFNEALDNGISLREIAADRGLAYDLIGRNRDAQKDYEFALKTNRSDELLSRYAISLGISGDIEQSDAKLDPLLQKSDRDAWRHRAFILAMNGKEKAANDIARQTMQRQMAKAIKPFFDRMPKLTAAQKAAAVHYGHFPASENIGVDVASVQYAANTAVRGGDGADAGLIPLGDPLGENVTKPKILAMPDTKPRRRPGKASTVKFTDDIKLTKKQQRELDRQGFVRISKDQLPVPEEARPLEKPAVSRPEQAVAAVSSQPAPAISTRPAQQLASAVIKPDPAPSSPSVETLSRPQEKAGLTPGFETPLGVSDNQSRTVLAEATGSAPAKPLVSETIERRVDIRTGNPASAATRVATLPAVSSPPPTQAAPFQESTLAQNAGTNPATSSVAVIATGNGPGESKAITGPATSELTEKKPVQLVNFDLAKALPSPVSGQQTAAVTATRRPLADIIGSLDTSVEEQKTAVVPVDLESITPATPKPKPAPVKVETKEPELKKAEAEHPKRYWVQIATGSNLSALKYDYRRMAKKHGDLFSGNEGWTSPWGQTRRLVVGPFDDLKAAKSFEADFRKGAAMAFRGSARRARK encoded by the coding sequence GTGATTCATCGTTCCAAAAATATCTTTTTGGCGAGCCTTGCTTTTGCCATGGTCGTTTCGACGCCGACAATTGCGGTCGCCCAGTCCAGTTCGCAGAGCAGTACGGAAGATCTGCAAAATGCGCTGCGTAAAATTGCCCAAAATTCCGACGATTCCTCGGCGCTTGCCGATGCCGGATTGGCTGCCCTTGACCTGGGTGACACCCGGGCGGCCATTGGTTTTCTTGCTAAAGCGGATCAAATATATCCCAGAAGTGGACGGGTAAAGGCGGGACTTGGCCGCGCGCTTCTGGAAGAGCAAAACCCGTTTGCAGCACTGCGTTATTTTAACGAAGCGCTGGACAATGGTATCTCTCTAAGGGAAATTGCTGCTGACAGAGGTCTGGCTTATGATCTTATTGGCCGTAATCGCGACGCCCAGAAAGATTACGAGTTTGCGCTGAAAACCAATCGTAGTGACGAGTTGCTGAGCCGCTACGCTATCTCGCTCGGGATCAGTGGTGATATCGAGCAGTCCGACGCAAAGCTCGATCCCTTATTGCAAAAAAGTGATCGGGACGCGTGGCGTCACAGAGCGTTTATCCTTGCAATGAACGGGAAAGAAAAAGCCGCAAACGACATTGCCCGCCAGACAATGCAGCGTCAGATGGCAAAAGCAATAAAGCCTTTTTTTGACCGGATGCCAAAGTTGACGGCAGCGCAAAAAGCGGCCGCAGTCCATTATGGACATTTTCCGGCGAGCGAAAACATCGGTGTCGATGTCGCCTCGGTGCAATATGCTGCGAATACCGCCGTGAGAGGCGGCGATGGCGCCGATGCTGGTCTGATCCCGCTCGGAGATCCATTGGGCGAAAATGTGACCAAGCCAAAAATACTGGCGATGCCGGATACCAAGCCACGCCGTCGCCCCGGCAAGGCCAGTACGGTGAAGTTTACTGACGATATAAAGCTCACCAAAAAACAACAGCGGGAACTGGACCGCCAAGGATTTGTAAGAATATCAAAGGATCAATTGCCCGTTCCCGAGGAAGCAAGGCCGTTGGAAAAACCGGCGGTTTCACGTCCGGAGCAAGCGGTGGCCGCCGTCAGCAGCCAACCAGCACCTGCTATCAGTACGCGGCCCGCGCAGCAATTGGCTTCTGCGGTCATCAAACCTGATCCCGCACCTTCATCGCCAAGTGTCGAAACCTTGAGTAGGCCGCAGGAAAAAGCTGGGCTTACTCCGGGATTTGAAACTCCGCTTGGCGTTAGTGACAACCAGTCCAGAACCGTGCTTGCGGAGGCTACCGGTTCCGCACCGGCAAAACCGCTGGTTTCTGAAACCATTGAACGGCGTGTGGATATCAGGACGGGAAATCCGGCTAGCGCCGCGACGCGAGTGGCTACACTTCCTGCGGTTTCCTCACCGCCGCCAACGCAGGCCGCACCTTTCCAAGAGAGCACCTTAGCTCAAAACGCGGGAACAAATCCTGCGACGTCATCGGTCGCTGTGATAGCTACTGGCAATGGTCCTGGTGAGTCGAAAGCAATTACTGGACCCGCTACGAGCGAACTGACCGAGAAAAAGCCTGTGCAGCTGGTCAATTTCGATCTCGCCAAGGCTCTCCCGTCGCCAGTTTCTGGTCAGCAAACCGCAGCCGTAACAGCGACCCGCAGGCCGCTGGCGGATATCATCGGTTCTCTTGATACTTCGGTCGAAGAGCAGAAGACCGCTGTCGTCCCGGTTGATCTGGAGTCAATAACGCCCGCGACACCCAAACCGAAACCAGCGCCCGTGAAGGTAGAGACCAAAGAGCCGGAACTGAAAAAGGCCGAGGCAGAACATCCCAAACGCTATTGGGTGCAGATTGCTACCGGTTCCAATCTTAGCGCGCTCAAATATGATTATCGCCGGATGGCCAAAAAGCACGGTGATCTATTTTCCGGTAACGAAGGCTGGACTTCACCTTGGGGTCAGACCAGACGACTTGTCGTCGGTCCGTTTGATGATCTGAAGGCCGCGAAAAGTTTCGAGGCTGATTTCCGCAAGGGGGCGGCGATGGCTTTCCGTGGGTCAGCGCGCAGGGCACGGAAGTGA
- the ftsZ gene encoding cell division protein FtsZ, with protein sequence MSINIGPPEVEELKPRIAVIGVGGAGGNAIANMIAAKVEGVDFIVSNTDAQSLNSSPAERRIQLGPDITQGLGAGSRPEVGRAAAEETLEQVEKALEGAHMCFIAAGMGGGTGTGAAPVIAKAARERGILTVGVVTKPFTFEGTRRMNAAEAGIEELQKNVDTLIVIPNQNLFLVANPNTTFKEAFLLADEVLQQGVRGITDLMVMPGLINLDFADVRSVMAEMGKAMMGTGEAEGDGRALEAAEKAIANPLLDGVSMQGAKGVIVSITGGEDMRLMEVDEAANHIRELVDPDANIIWGSAFNENLNGRIRVSVVATGIDTDSYNTAPPPASSFAMGNPVPAAQTEPAASPFSSDLSADDSETAQDDMAEPDPVDEMEAAPEIELAPTPSAAYDDEDDEEQDEGVAPSFASLTPGMSSDDEEVDEDELVLGGDDAQPVAEYSDDDAPAPTQAPPAPRVASGGGTLFERMSNLTRGGGKSDDAGDEEDGEKSRDPLDIPRFLNRQNNQ encoded by the coding sequence ATGAGCATCAATATTGGCCCGCCTGAAGTGGAAGAACTGAAGCCGCGTATCGCTGTGATTGGCGTCGGGGGAGCAGGTGGTAACGCGATTGCAAATATGATCGCTGCCAAAGTTGAGGGTGTTGATTTCATTGTCTCCAACACCGACGCGCAATCGCTTAACAGTTCTCCGGCAGAGCGCCGTATTCAACTCGGCCCGGATATTACGCAAGGCCTTGGTGCAGGTTCTCGCCCGGAAGTCGGGCGTGCCGCTGCAGAAGAAACGCTGGAACAGGTCGAAAAAGCTCTGGAAGGCGCGCATATGTGCTTTATCGCCGCTGGCATGGGCGGCGGCACCGGCACCGGTGCGGCTCCTGTTATCGCTAAAGCGGCGCGCGAGCGCGGCATTTTGACTGTCGGCGTTGTGACCAAACCCTTCACCTTTGAAGGCACAAGACGCATGAACGCGGCTGAAGCGGGCATCGAAGAACTGCAAAAAAATGTCGACACGCTGATTGTCATTCCAAACCAGAATCTGTTTCTTGTCGCCAACCCGAACACCACATTCAAAGAAGCCTTCCTGCTTGCTGATGAAGTGCTCCAGCAGGGTGTTCGCGGTATTACCGATCTCATGGTCATGCCTGGCCTGATCAATCTTGATTTTGCCGACGTTCGCAGTGTGATGGCCGAAATGGGCAAAGCAATGATGGGTACTGGTGAAGCCGAAGGTGATGGCCGCGCTCTTGAGGCTGCCGAAAAAGCCATTGCAAATCCGCTGCTCGATGGCGTTTCGATGCAGGGCGCGAAGGGTGTTATCGTTTCCATAACGGGCGGCGAAGATATGCGCTTGATGGAAGTGGATGAAGCGGCAAACCATATCCGCGAACTGGTTGACCCGGACGCCAATATCATCTGGGGCAGCGCCTTTAACGAAAATCTCAATGGTCGTATTCGGGTGTCTGTTGTCGCGACCGGTATTGATACAGATAGTTATAATACTGCGCCACCTCCCGCCTCGTCTTTTGCAATGGGTAACCCGGTTCCTGCGGCACAGACAGAGCCAGCGGCATCTCCCTTCTCATCAGATTTGAGTGCGGACGATAGTGAGACGGCACAAGATGATATGGCTGAGCCAGATCCCGTGGATGAAATGGAAGCTGCTCCGGAAATAGAGCTTGCTCCAACGCCCTCGGCTGCATATGACGACGAAGATGATGAAGAGCAGGATGAAGGCGTCGCTCCTTCGTTCGCTTCGCTTACGCCAGGCATGTCAAGCGATGACGAAGAAGTCGATGAGGATGAGTTGGTACTCGGGGGTGATGACGCACAGCCCGTAGCTGAATATTCTGACGATGATGCGCCCGCGCCAACACAAGCACCTCCGGCTCCCCGGGTAGCAAGTGGCGGCGGAACGTTGTTTGAACGGATGTCTAACCTCACGCGTGGCGGTGGTAAATCAGATGATGCAGGCGATGAAGAGGACGGCGAAAAATCCCGTGATCCGCTCGATATTCCCCGTTTTTTGAACCGGCAGAATAATCAATAG
- the ftsA gene encoding cell division protein FtsA, whose translation MAARVEKIFTAVDIGSSKITAMIAGRMDNGELTVLGTGQRESKGVKRGYIADTEVTELDVRDAVEQAERIAGTNIDDVWVSFSAGGLTSMLTSVETELGGHRIEQEDIDMLLDAGRNSIDPKGKMVLHAQPAMYTLDGLNGVKKPKGLHADRLGVDIHVILADGSPVRNIDMSVRGAHLNVRSIVASPIATGTACLSKEERELGVALVELGAEVTNVSLFAGGMLVGLQTLPYGAADITDDIASSFGLRRAQAERIKCFHGSATTSPRDNHDVIDLELEHPSDQTDEEGRITKAQLISVIRQRLDHLIGEIGQALKTLGFTGPVGRQVVLTGGGAELKGIADYAQSALGRTVRIGKPTGLSALPEAHSGPAFAGLAGLALYASQDPVDLRYLPGRHQKVHKYGSSAMIGRLMSAIRGNF comes from the coding sequence ATGGCAGCACGAGTAGAAAAAATCTTCACAGCAGTCGACATTGGGTCATCCAAAATTACGGCGATGATCGCCGGCCGGATGGACAATGGCGAACTGACGGTTCTGGGCACCGGGCAGCGCGAAAGCAAAGGCGTCAAGCGCGGTTATATTGCGGACACCGAAGTGACGGAACTTGATGTGCGTGATGCGGTTGAACAGGCCGAGCGGATTGCCGGGACCAATATTGATGATGTCTGGGTGAGCTTTTCGGCTGGCGGTTTAACGAGCATGCTGACCTCAGTAGAAACCGAACTTGGCGGTCACCGCATTGAGCAGGAAGATATTGATATGCTTCTCGATGCCGGGCGCAACAGCATTGATCCCAAAGGCAAGATGGTGCTGCACGCGCAACCCGCCATGTACACGCTGGATGGACTGAATGGGGTGAAAAAACCCAAAGGCCTTCATGCAGACCGGCTTGGCGTGGATATTCATGTCATTCTGGCTGATGGTTCGCCGGTTCGCAATATCGATATGAGCGTACGTGGTGCCCATCTGAATGTGCGATCCATCGTCGCCTCACCGATCGCCACCGGGACGGCGTGTCTCTCCAAAGAAGAGCGCGAACTCGGTGTGGCTCTTGTCGAACTGGGCGCAGAAGTGACCAATGTTTCGCTTTTTGCTGGCGGGATGCTGGTTGGCTTGCAAACGCTGCCATATGGAGCGGCAGATATTACCGACGATATAGCATCGTCCTTTGGATTGAGGCGCGCGCAGGCTGAGCGGATCAAATGTTTTCATGGGTCAGCGACAACCAGCCCGCGCGACAATCATGATGTGATTGATCTGGAGCTCGAACACCCGAGCGATCAGACCGACGAGGAAGGCCGGATCACCAAAGCGCAATTGATTTCGGTTATTCGCCAGCGGCTGGATCATCTGATCGGCGAAATCGGTCAGGCGCTAAAGACTCTTGGTTTTACCGGACCGGTTGGTCGTCAGGTCGTCCTTACCGGCGGCGGGGCAGAGTTAAAGGGCATTGCAGATTACGCGCAATCGGCACTTGGCCGGACGGTTCGGATCGGTAAGCCGACTGGGTTATCAGCGCTTCCAGAAGCTCATAGCGGCCCCGCATTTGCCGGTTTGGCCGGCTTGGCGCTTTATGCATCCCAAGACCCGGTTGACCTCAGATATTTGCCGGGCAGGCATCAGAAAGTCCATAAATACGGAAGCTCGGCAATGATTGGCAGACTAATGTCAGCAATTCGCGGAAATTTTTAA
- a CDS encoding cell division protein FtsQ/DivIB yields the protein MTTAKRTNRKVKGKPRKAAKRKVKQVSIFDKMLRAMPVTEAQVQKGLTWGLVGVFILGAYTVAHYSGINEMIKTEVAAAVGNAGFEVKRVEVSGVNRIDELKVYEITLAQKDRSMMLVDIDQVREDLMANGWIREARISRRLPDTLVVEIIEREPAAVWQRNGKLSLIDKTGFPLEDIQKEEVPDLPVIVGKKANERVPELTKLLSVAPALSPMVTGATWIGNRRWNLEFESGETLALPEGEKTAAAAFLNFARMDGVNRLLGRGVVHFDLRDAERAYLRMPKKADAETDAPET from the coding sequence ATGACAACCGCGAAACGCACCAATCGCAAGGTTAAAGGAAAGCCGCGCAAGGCCGCCAAGCGCAAGGTCAAGCAGGTATCGATTTTCGACAAGATGCTGCGCGCGATGCCGGTCACCGAAGCGCAGGTCCAGAAGGGTCTGACCTGGGGCCTGGTGGGCGTGTTCATTCTTGGTGCTTATACCGTTGCCCATTATTCCGGGATCAACGAAATGATTAAAACGGAAGTTGCTGCTGCGGTCGGCAATGCCGGTTTCGAAGTGAAGCGGGTTGAAGTCTCCGGCGTGAACCGGATTGATGAATTGAAAGTCTACGAGATTACGCTGGCACAAAAAGATCGCTCGATGATGCTCGTGGATATCGATCAGGTTCGTGAAGACCTCATGGCCAATGGGTGGATTAGAGAAGCGCGAATTTCGCGGCGATTGCCAGATACGTTAGTGGTGGAGATTATCGAGCGTGAGCCGGCTGCGGTCTGGCAGCGCAATGGGAAATTGTCGCTGATCGACAAAACCGGTTTCCCGCTGGAAGACATCCAGAAGGAGGAAGTGCCTGACTTGCCGGTGATTGTGGGCAAGAAGGCCAATGAACGCGTGCCCGAACTCACCAAATTGCTGAGCGTCGCACCAGCGTTGAGCCCGATGGTCACCGGCGCGACCTGGATTGGTAACCGTAGATGGAATCTGGAATTTGAAAGCGGTGAAACTCTGGCTTTGCCGGAAGGTGAGAAGACAGCGGCAGCAGCCTTTTTGAACTTCGCGCGCATGGATGGGGTAAACCGTTTGCTGGGACGCGGTGTCGTCCATTTTGATCTGCGTGACGCGGAACGCGCCTATTTGCGGATGCCGAAAAAGGCTGATGCAGAGACCGACGCGCCGGAAACGTGA